In Malaclemys terrapin pileata isolate rMalTer1 chromosome 10, rMalTer1.hap1, whole genome shotgun sequence, the DNA window GTGTGGAGAGTACACCCCAGCACAAGATGCAGAACAGGAGACAGTACGAACATGCTGAAAACATCTCAGGTCTTTGCTTTCATTTTGTAATTGGCTGCTGGTGTAGTCAGACTCATCAGGTGCATAAACTTCTACCAATCAAAACCACACCCCACAAGATATAATTACTCTTCAAGATAAGAATCTTAAGATGTGGGCAGATAAGACCACCATATCAATAGTTAGTGATCACCTAGCTCCATTTTGGATCTAATATAGGCAggaagtttaaataaaaaaaaataaataaaaatagcaagGGTCCATATGATGCAAGCAATCAAACATTGCCAGTTTATGAAATACACCATGTCTGGTCAGAAACCTTTTATCTGTACAGCAGAATGATGGAATTCAGACTACAGCTAACTTTCTTCACTCAGTGCTTTGTTACAGGAAATTAAGATTTTAGTGGTGTCCCACAACATCCCAACCAGGCTCTTCCTGCAGTGGTATGTCACAATGGTGACACTGCCTGTGACCTACCTAGAAGATGTGACACAGTCACAGTCTGCAGAAGAGGTGGTCACTGAATGTCTTACGCTCCTCCTCAAACTGGGAACATACCTTTCAAAGACTTTCAAGGTGAAACttacattaaaatataaatgtttaagtTACTATTCTAAATTAACCTTTTTTCAAAACTGTATGAGTTTACAAATGCAAATAAGTGCTGGTTTATTCTCATCTTGCTACCGGCCTTTCTCCTTTGACTCTAGAATGGTGTAGTGAGGGGAATGAAGAACACACTCATCTTTTATTTCAAACCTCTATCTTCCAAACTACACTGGCTTGTTTAGTGAAGCCACTGGTTACACCTTTGCAGTCCATCATTACTGCATTAACAAGCTGAAAAGGGTCCAAATTTCATTACCCTCTAAATTCTGGTTACCCAGCACAGTCTGCGCCATTGTTCTAAACAGAGCAAGTATAACACTTGTAAATAGGGAAGATAAAATCAGATGCGCTTCTTTTGGCACATTCCCTTAGTTGGGGGATAGGAATGTCATGGGTAACATAAAAGTCTAACTGCACTGAATACTATTATTTTATTTCACACACAGGTGAGCAGTAAGGGACTGGGTGACAATCTACACACCCTTGTTCCAGAACTTCTAATCCCAGCAGAAACAATTAACTACTTGTTCAAGGCAAAAGAATTTATGAGTCCAgaagcatttctgaaaatgtatAACAATCCTTTACAGCCTGCCATGGCTTCAGGTACTTCTGCAGTTTTACAAAGCAATTGGTTGGGATGAATTGTTAGGGGGCAGGGTTAGCGTTTTATACTCTCTCTGGAACCAAACTTCTGGCTCACATAATTGTTAGCATCCCTAGACTTTCACCGTGAGTGTACCTATTAACAAGAGATTCCTTCCCTGTTAAGAACACTTCTAAATACATAGGGGTATGAGTCATGGTTGCCTTTTAAAGTTATTTGATGAAGTCACCACCtcatctgaaaatatttattatCCTTTCACAAGTACAGTAATGAGCTTTTCATTCCAGTTGCAGCATGTGATTGTGTGCCTGAGGCACATATGATTAGAATCTTGGCCTGATGCTTAGTCTTACTGGTAACACCCTCTCCTCCACTTCTAGGGGCAGGCATTTAATGCGACCCTCCAACTGtgcatatgggggggggggggggggagaaaagagggcAAAACTGTCAGAGGAAAAATCAGAAGTAAAGGTACTTTCACAAGAACTGTTGCCCATTTTGTTCATGCAAGTCTCTGCAGTTGTCACCATGCTGCTTGGGAGGGGCAGAGGTACAATCTAGACAGTAAAGGTTGCTAGGAATGCAAGCTGCTTTCCTGAAAGGGAGCTCAAGGCCTTTTCTGCTCTATGTGGGGACCAGTCAGGCTAAGTAGATGGGGAAGCCTTACTCCTGAACCTATATTAGAATAAGCTTGTTTTCAATCTGGCAGACAAAGCCATTCGGAAATGCATCATTTCTATCCCCCTACAGTACCAGAGGGTTGCAGGACTGAAGTGTAACCTGCAAGGCCTATAAGAGGTAGCATGTCCCCCCCATTAACCCTAAGGGCTAATCTGATATTGACTAATATGGGCTAGTTGGAGAGTTGCAGGATGTAGGGGTTAAAGAAATCACTTTCAGCAGCTTGTATGAATATTGGCTCAATTCCATTTCAATGATTAAGGCTTTCATCTTTTCTTCCTCACAGAAACTGTGTGGCCTACCCCTTGTCACTTGTATCCCTGATACACCTGACTAAAGTACGTCCTCCTTAGCACTATGTCATGTTTTCGTCATTTACAAAACACACAGAATTCAAGGGGGCCTTGAAGGGTAACAAAGTGACCAAGTTACCATGAATGCTGGACATACTTATCTTTTAGAGACAATACACTTTTAACCTGACATTCTTCCTGGAGACCAGTGGAAGTATGAAGGAGGAGCTTCTATGCAGTAGGAGAGGGTCAGGAAGAGGGCTTCAATGTAAGTCATATGTTATCTGCCATATAAAATGTGAATAAATAGACTTTCAAGAACAGTGTGAAACTAT includes these proteins:
- the TEX47 gene encoding testis-expressed protein 47; this encodes MSGARPSRGKGSVRAESLVPAPLPRSDLLSALEEKRRLQLKKFLLHRLFFVAKLSERADRRDITGYHERLFQNILKYHLGEPVSGLLLLYPSSILHILESSSGTLYHILQDLASLQKQGSSALLQEIKILVVSHNIPTRLFLQWYVTMVTLPVTYLEDVTQSQSAEEVVTECLTLLLKLGTYLSKTFKVSSKGLGDNLHTLVPELLIPAETINYLFKAKEFMSPEAFLKMYNNPLQPAMASETVWPTPCHLYP